CCGCGCCGGTCGAGCCGTACGCGCACTATCCCGGTCGGGAGCATCTGCCCAGCGCGCTGGCCGGCCCGGGTTCGCGCCGAATCATGACGGTCTTGGTGATCGCCGCCGTGGCCATCGTGCTGGTGGCTGCGCTGGCATCCCGTCCGGCCGCGGCGCTGGGCGTGCTGCCCGGGTTCGCCTGGATGGCGTACCTGCGCCGCGAGGACCGGGTACGCCCGGAGTCGCCCGCGGTGCTCACCCGGGCGGCGCTGCTCGGCGTGCTGGCGACCGCGCCGATCGTGGTGGTGGAAGCCGTGCTCTCGGTGGCGGCGCCGGACACATTGAGTGTGGCCGGCGCGGTGTTCGCGGCGTTCGTGGTGGCCGGGGTGGTGGAGGAGACCGGCAAGGCGCTGTGCCTGCGCTCGTTCCGGTGGAATCCGGAGTTCGACGAGCGCTTCGACGGCATCGTCTACGCGGGCTGGATCGGGTTGGGGTTCGCGGTCGTGGAGAACGTGCTCTACCTGGCCGGCGCGCCGACCTCCGGTGCCTACGTCATGACCTTCGTGACCCGCGCGGTGCTCGCGGTGCCCAATCACGCGATCTGGGCCGGGCTGTCCGGCTACGCGGTGATGCGCAAGCGCTTCGACGGCAAGGGCGCCGGGTTGATCGGGGGACTGCTGCCCGCGATCCTGCTGCACGGGCTGTACGACGT
The genomic region above belongs to Sporichthyaceae bacterium and contains:
- a CDS encoding PrsW family intramembrane metalloprotease, with the protein product MAVYIYSGRREAARTVIGAELVLLRRWTRDVDRSATYSGLYPAEEESPARLAVVLTGDDDLEFHRRWFAPAVTVQQKFDRYLDDRAGVDLAGEPFRLVDVSMPGESPWRAYTRRGERGRPAPVEPYAHYPGREHLPSALAGPGSRRIMTVLVIAAVAIVLVAALASRPAAALGVLPGFAWMAYLRREDRVRPESPAVLTRAALLGVLATAPIVVVEAVLSVAAPDTLSVAGAVFAAFVVAGVVEETGKALCLRSFRWNPEFDERFDGIVYAGWIGLGFAVVENVLYLAGAPTSGAYVMTFVTRAVLAVPNHAIWAGLSGYAVMRKRFDGKGAGLIGGLLPAILLHGLYDVGPFLALALAHQHHASVGVQALLSAGLPVAVTVTGMSMIRDRARRALRADAAEAARFTAAATD